The genomic interval TGCAAAAAATGCTGAGTTAATTATTGTAAAAAAAGGGAAAGAGGGTTCAATATGTTTTGATGTAAATTCAAATACATATATTGAATATAGTTCATTTCCAGTAGAAGTAGAAGATGAACTAGGAGCTGGTGATTCCTTTGATGGAACCTTTTTATCTGCTATGTTGAGAGGGTATTCTTTTGAAAAGTGCCTTAGATATGCAAATGCATCTGGAGCAATGGCGGTCTCGTTGAAGGGTGATATAGAACCTCTTCCTACTTGGAAGGATTTAGATCTTTTTTTGGAAGTGTACGAAAAAAGTGAGGAGAAACTTTTAAGATGATTCTTACACGTTTTCGAAACATAAACAATCAGTAAAAGAAAAAAAGTTATGGAGCTATACCTTAAAATAGGAGGTGTTTTAAAATGAAAAAGTTTCTATTGATCGTTTTATTAGTAGTGTTTACTTTTGGGGGATTAGCAGCAAAATATCCAAGCAAACCTGTAACTATTATTTGTCCATGGGGTGCAGGCGGTGGAACTGATAGGTTAGCAAGATTTCTTGCAGATCAGTTATCAAAAGAGTTTGGAGTACCATTTGTAGTAGTGAATAAGACAGGTGGTGGGGGCGCAGTTGGCCATTCTGCAGGTGCTTATGCAAAACCTGATGGATATACTTTAACACTTGTTACTCTAGAACTTGCTACAATGCATTGGTTAGGTTTAACAAATTTGACTTATGAGAATTTTGATTATGTTGCTCAACTTAATACTGATCCTGCAGGTGTTATTGTAAAAGCAGATGCTCCTTGGAACAGTGTTACAGAATTGCTAGTTGATATTGCAATGAATAAAGGAAAATATTTATTTTCAGGTTCAGGAGCGGGTTCTGTTTGGGATTTATCAAGAATCGGCATGTTGAATGCTGTTAATATTTCACCCGATTATGTTACATGGGTTCCAACAACAGGAGCAGCCCCTTCAATAGTTGAGCTTCTTGGTGGGCATGTTGATGTTATTACTTGTAGTCTTCCTGAAGCGTGGCCACAAATTTCCTCGGGGCAATTGAAAGCATTGGCAATTATGGCAGATTCACGTGATCCAAGGTTTCCTGATATACCAACCTTAAAGGAACAAGGTATAAATTGGTCTTCAGGAACATGGAGAGGGGTAGCTGTACCGAAAGGTACTCCTAAGGATATTATTCAAACTTTAGAAAAAGCTATAAAGAAAATTTATGAGTCAGATGAATTTAAAGAATTCATGAACAAAAATGGATTTGGTATGACATGGAGAGGTTCAGAAGAATTTTATAACTTTGTAAAAGAGCAGGATCAAGTTTGGAAAGAAGTTCTTAAAATAGGAGGTTATATCAAGTAATTAATTCCCCCCCTTTATTTAAAGGGGGGGACTTGGGAGGGTTGTTATGAAAGTAAAAAATCTAAGTTATGGTGTAGTACTTGTGTGTATAAGTATATTTGTATTTATCTATGGTTCAAATTTTCCGGATTTTATTGTAAGAGGTAATAAACTTCCTGGGCCGAAATTTTTTCCTTTTTTGATTTCATATTTGTTGTTGGTAGTTGGTCTATATTTTATTATTCATTCGATAATTAATTGGAAGAAAACTAAAACAGATTCTGCAAGATATATTACAAAAAAAGGTTTATTAAGAGTTGTTTCTGTGATTATAGGTGTTGGAACGTATGTCCCATTAATTAATCTGGTTGGCTTTAAAATTGGAACATTTGCTTTTGCCACGGTTATGATGTCAATATTTGGAGTTAAGATTTTAAAATCTATGCTTTATTCGTTAATTTTAACTGC from Thermosipho atlanticus DSM 15807 carries:
- a CDS encoding tripartite tricarboxylate transporter substrate binding protein codes for the protein MKKFLLIVLLVVFTFGGLAAKYPSKPVTIICPWGAGGGTDRLARFLADQLSKEFGVPFVVVNKTGGGGAVGHSAGAYAKPDGYTLTLVTLELATMHWLGLTNLTYENFDYVAQLNTDPAGVIVKADAPWNSVTELLVDIAMNKGKYLFSGSGAGSVWDLSRIGMLNAVNISPDYVTWVPTTGAAPSIVELLGGHVDVITCSLPEAWPQISSGQLKALAIMADSRDPRFPDIPTLKEQGINWSSGTWRGVAVPKGTPKDIIQTLEKAIKKIYESDEFKEFMNKNGFGMTWRGSEEFYNFVKEQDQVWKEVLKIGGYIK
- a CDS encoding tripartite tricarboxylate transporter TctB family protein → MKVKNLSYGVVLVCISIFVFIYGSNFPDFIVRGNKLPGPKFFPFLISYLLLVVGLYFIIHSIINWKKTKTDSARYITKKGLLRVVSVIIGVGTYVPLINLVGFKIGTFAFATVMMSIFGVKILKSMLYSLILTAIIVLIFEKVFLIPFPQKFFPF